The proteins below are encoded in one region of Cololabis saira isolate AMF1-May2022 chromosome 13, fColSai1.1, whole genome shotgun sequence:
- the odad3 gene encoding coiled-coil domain-containing protein 151 has translation MKTSVPVRAGVEHLSRKLQHIHLNQDVAPGDPAPGDADDKVVQLAKRLELQSQVLLRELEGQDLAAARKEMEESEYWDTIQREMPAYNTRVLVPGDQDTDHGSL, from the exons ATGAAGACCTCCGTACCGGTCCGGGCCGGTGTGGAGCACCTGTCCAGGAAACTGCAGCACATCCACctg AACCAGGACGTGGCTCCGGGAGACCCGGCTCCAGGAGACGCGGACGATAAGGTGGTGCAGCTGGCGAAGCGGCTGGAGCTGCAGTCGCAGGTGTTGCTGCGCGAGCTGGAGGGGCAGGACCTGGCGGCGGCGAGGAAGGAGATGGAGGAGTCGGAG TACTGGGACACCATCCAGAGGGAGATGCCGGCGTACAACACCCGGGTCCTGGTCCCCGGAGACCAGGACACGGACCACGGATCCTTGTGA